Proteins encoded together in one Mycobacterium simiae window:
- a CDS encoding acetaldehyde dehydrogenase (acetylating) translates to MPSKASVAIVGSGNISTDLLYKLLRSDWLEPRWMVGIDPDSEGLARARKLGLETTHEGVDWLLALSEKPDLVFEATSAYVHRDAAPKYEAAGIRAIDLTPAAVGPAVIPPANLRAHLDAPNVNMITCGGQATIPIVYAVSRAVAEQGGVPYAEIVASVASVSAGPGTRANIDEFTKTTSKGVETIGGARRGKAIIILNPADPPMIMRDTIFCAIPADADREAIAESIREVVAEVQTYVPGYRLLNEPQFDEPSVVNGGNHLVTTFVEVEGAGDYLPPYAGNLDIMTAAATKVGEEIAKQSLSATAPGAQA, encoded by the coding sequence ATGCCGTCGAAGGCGAGTGTGGCGATTGTGGGGTCGGGAAATATTAGTACCGACTTGTTGTACAAGCTGCTGAGGTCAGACTGGCTGGAACCGCGCTGGATGGTGGGTATCGATCCGGACAGTGAGGGCTTGGCGCGCGCCCGCAAGCTGGGTTTGGAGACCACCCACGAGGGAGTCGACTGGTTGTTGGCCCTCTCGGAGAAGCCCGACCTGGTGTTCGAGGCGACCAGCGCTTATGTGCACCGGGACGCGGCGCCGAAATACGAGGCCGCCGGGATTCGGGCGATTGATTTGACGCCGGCCGCGGTGGGTCCGGCGGTCATTCCGCCGGCGAATTTGCGTGCGCATCTGGATGCGCCGAACGTCAACATGATCACCTGCGGCGGGCAGGCCACCATTCCGATCGTGTATGCGGTCTCCCGGGCGGTGGCCGAGCAGGGTGGAGTGCCCTATGCCGAGATCGTGGCGTCGGTGGCGTCGGTGTCGGCGGGGCCGGGCACCCGGGCCAATATCGATGAGTTCACCAAGACCACCAGCAAGGGGGTGGAGACCATTGGTGGTGCCCGCCGCGGCAAGGCGATCATCATCCTCAACCCCGCGGATCCGCCGATGATCATGCGCGACACGATCTTTTGTGCGATCCCCGCCGACGCCGACCGTGAGGCGATCGCGGAGTCTATTCGCGAGGTGGTGGCCGAGGTGCAGACCTATGTGCCGGGGTATCGGTTGCTCAACGAGCCGCAGTTCGACGAGCCTTCGGTGGTCAACGGCGGCAACCATTTGGTCACGACGTTCGTTGAGGTGGAGGGCGCTGGGGATTACCTGCCGCCGTATGCCGGGAATCTGGACATCATGACCGCGGCGGCTACCAAGGTCGGCGAGGAGATCGCCAAGCAATCCCTGTCGGCGACGGCGCCAGGAGCGCAAGCATGA
- a CDS encoding nuclear transport factor 2 family protein — protein MAEHLAHEAGRRSRAAVTARDKDAWLALFADDAIIEDPIGPSVFDPEGNGHRGRDAIAAFWDKAIAPTSKIEFVFRDTYQCGNEEANVGQILITTGEYQTTAEGVFTYKADDEGRLVALRAYWEMDRAAANTRKI, from the coding sequence ATGGCTGAGCATCTCGCGCACGAGGCCGGTCGTCGCTCCCGTGCGGCCGTGACGGCCAGGGACAAGGACGCTTGGCTGGCGTTGTTCGCCGACGACGCCATCATCGAGGACCCAATCGGGCCTTCGGTGTTCGACCCGGAGGGCAACGGGCACCGCGGCCGTGACGCGATCGCGGCGTTCTGGGACAAGGCGATTGCTCCGACGAGCAAAATCGAGTTTGTTTTCCGCGACACCTATCAGTGCGGCAACGAGGAAGCCAACGTCGGACAGATTCTCATCACGACCGGCGAATACCAAACGACCGCCGAAGGCGTGTTCACCTACAAGGCCGACGACGAGGGCCGGTTGGTGGCGTTGCGCGCGTACTGGGAGATGGACCGGGCCGCCGCCAACACGCGCAAGATCTAG
- the dmpG gene encoding 4-hydroxy-2-oxovalerate aldolase, with protein MSTQDIFFNPMWDVRITDTSLRDGSHHKRHQFSTDEVGAIVAALDAAGVPVIEVTHGDGLGGSSFNYGFSKTPEQELIRLAAQTAKDAKIAFLMLPGVGTKEDIKEAQNNGGQIVRIATHCTEADVSIQHFGLARELGLETVGFLMMAHTITPEKLAAQARIMADAGCQCVYVVDSAGALVLEGVADRVAALVAELGSDAQVGFHGHENLGLGVANSVAAVRAGAKQIDGSVRRFGAGAGNAPVEALIGVFDKIGVKTGIDFFDVADAAEDIVRPAMPTECLLDRNALIMGYSGVYSSFLKHAIRQGERYDVPAHELLHRAGQRKLIGGQEDQLIDIALEIKREQDNTAPTP; from the coding sequence ATGAGCACACAAGACATCTTCTTCAACCCGATGTGGGACGTGCGGATAACCGACACGTCGCTGCGCGACGGCTCCCATCACAAACGCCACCAGTTCAGCACCGACGAGGTCGGCGCGATCGTGGCCGCCCTCGACGCGGCCGGGGTGCCGGTGATCGAGGTGACCCACGGTGACGGACTGGGCGGGTCGAGCTTTAACTACGGGTTTTCCAAAACCCCGGAGCAGGAACTGATCAGACTGGCCGCCCAGACGGCCAAGGACGCCAAGATCGCGTTTTTGATGCTGCCCGGGGTGGGCACCAAAGAGGACATCAAAGAGGCCCAGAACAACGGTGGGCAGATCGTGCGGATCGCCACCCACTGCACCGAGGCCGACGTGTCGATCCAGCACTTCGGCCTGGCCCGCGAACTCGGGCTCGAAACCGTCGGATTCCTGATGATGGCCCACACCATCACCCCCGAGAAACTGGCCGCCCAGGCCCGCATCATGGCCGACGCGGGCTGTCAATGCGTCTACGTCGTCGACTCCGCCGGCGCCCTGGTGCTCGAGGGGGTAGCCGACCGGGTCGCCGCCCTGGTCGCCGAATTGGGCTCGGACGCTCAAGTCGGTTTTCATGGGCATGAGAACCTCGGCCTTGGCGTGGCCAACTCCGTGGCCGCCGTGCGCGCGGGGGCCAAGCAGATCGACGGCAGCGTGCGCCGGTTCGGCGCCGGCGCCGGCAACGCCCCCGTCGAGGCTTTGATCGGGGTGTTCGACAAGATCGGCGTCAAGACCGGCATCGACTTCTTCGACGTCGCCGACGCCGCCGAAGACATCGTGCGCCCGGCCATGCCCACCGAATGCCTGCTCGACCGCAACGCACTGATCATGGGCTACTCCGGGGTCTACTCCAGCTTCCTCAAACACGCCATCCGCCAAGGCGAGCGCTACGACGTACCCGCCCACGAACTGCTGCACCGCGCCGGCCAACGCAAACTCATCGGCGGCCAAGAAGACCAACTCATCGACATCGCCCTAGAAATCAAACGCGAACAAGACAACACCGCCCCCACGCCCTAA
- a CDS encoding Rieske 2Fe-2S domain-containing protein codes for MTTDTKAVGIREIDPGALPTRYARGWHCLGVAKDFQDGKPHPIEAFGTKLVVFADSHGDIKVLDGYCRHMGGDLSEGTIKGDEVACPFHDWRWGGDGRCKLVPYAKRTPKTARTRAWTTDVRGGLLFVWHDHEGNPPDPQVRIPEIPEAHSDEWTDWRWNRILIEGSNCRDIIDNVTDMAHFFYIHFGLPTYFKNVFEGHVASQYLHNVGRPDVNDLGTSYGEAHLDSEASYFGPSFMINWLHNSYGGYKAESILINCHYPVTQNSFVLQWGVIVEKPKGMDEEMTDKLSRVFTEGVSKGFLQDVEIWKHKTRIDNPLLVEEDGAVYQLRRWYQQFYVDVADIEPEMVERFEIEVDTTRANEYWNTEVEQNLKAQDHLESSAAEDVPAKQH; via the coding sequence GTGACTACCGACACGAAAGCGGTCGGCATCCGGGAGATCGATCCCGGCGCCTTGCCGACCAGGTATGCCCGGGGCTGGCACTGCCTGGGTGTCGCGAAAGACTTCCAGGACGGCAAGCCGCACCCGATCGAGGCGTTCGGCACCAAGTTGGTGGTGTTCGCCGATTCACACGGGGACATCAAGGTTCTCGACGGCTACTGCCGGCACATGGGCGGTGACCTCTCCGAAGGCACAATCAAGGGCGACGAGGTCGCCTGCCCATTCCACGACTGGCGCTGGGGCGGGGACGGCCGCTGCAAGCTGGTGCCGTATGCCAAGCGCACGCCCAAGACTGCCCGCACCCGCGCCTGGACGACCGACGTGCGGGGTGGCCTGTTGTTCGTCTGGCACGACCATGAGGGCAACCCGCCGGATCCGCAGGTTCGAATCCCCGAGATTCCCGAGGCCCATTCCGACGAGTGGACCGACTGGCGGTGGAACCGCATCCTCATCGAGGGGTCCAACTGCCGGGACATCATCGACAACGTCACCGACATGGCGCACTTCTTCTACATTCACTTCGGCTTGCCGACGTACTTCAAGAACGTTTTCGAGGGGCACGTCGCCTCGCAATACCTGCACAACGTGGGCCGCCCGGACGTCAACGATCTCGGAACTTCTTACGGTGAGGCGCATCTGGACTCCGAAGCGTCCTACTTCGGGCCGTCGTTCATGATCAACTGGCTGCACAACAGCTACGGCGGCTACAAGGCGGAGTCGATCCTGATCAACTGCCACTACCCGGTGACGCAGAACTCGTTCGTGCTGCAGTGGGGCGTGATCGTGGAGAAGCCCAAGGGCATGGACGAAGAGATGACCGACAAGCTATCTCGCGTGTTCACCGAAGGCGTCAGCAAGGGCTTCCTGCAGGATGTCGAGATCTGGAAGCACAAGACCAGGATCGACAACCCGCTGCTGGTCGAGGAAGACGGTGCGGTTTATCAGCTGCGCCGCTGGTACCAGCAGTTTTATGTCGATGTCGCCGACATCGAGCCCGAGATGGTGGAGCGCTTCGAGATCGAGGTGGACACCACCCGCGCCAACGAGTACTGGAACACCGAGGTCGAGCAGAACCTGAAGGCACAGGATCATCTCGAATCGAGTGCGGCCGAAGACGTTCCGGCCAAACAGCACTGA
- a CDS encoding SDR family oxidoreductase, with product MLGMLNKKVVIISGVGPGLGTTLAHRCARDGADLVLAARTAERLEDVAQQIKDAGHQALAVCTDITDDGQVNNLVEQTMATYGRADVLINNAFRVPSMKPLAGTTFQHIRDAIELSALGALRLIQAFTPALATSHGSIVNVNSMVLRHSQAKYGAYKMAKSALLSMSHSLATELGDQGIRVNSVAPGYIWGDTLQAYFNHQAGKYGTTAEQIYQATAANSDLKRLPTEDEVASAIMFLASDLSSGITGQTLDVNCGEYHT from the coding sequence ATGCTTGGGATGCTCAACAAAAAAGTAGTCATCATCAGCGGCGTCGGCCCGGGCCTGGGCACCACCCTGGCGCACCGATGTGCGCGCGACGGGGCGGACCTGGTGCTGGCAGCGCGCACGGCGGAGCGGCTCGAGGACGTCGCTCAACAGATCAAGGACGCCGGCCACCAGGCGTTGGCGGTATGTACCGACATCACCGATGACGGCCAGGTGAACAACCTCGTCGAACAGACCATGGCCACCTACGGCAGGGCCGACGTGCTGATCAACAACGCATTCCGGGTGCCGTCAATGAAGCCATTGGCCGGCACCACCTTTCAACACATCCGCGACGCGATCGAGTTGAGCGCCTTGGGGGCATTGCGATTGATTCAAGCCTTCACCCCGGCGCTGGCCACCTCGCACGGGTCGATCGTCAACGTCAACTCCATGGTGTTGCGGCACTCGCAGGCAAAGTACGGCGCCTACAAGATGGCCAAATCCGCGCTGCTGTCTATGTCGCATTCGCTGGCCACCGAGCTAGGTGACCAGGGTATTCGCGTCAATTCGGTTGCGCCCGGTTACATTTGGGGCGACACGTTGCAGGCTTACTTCAACCATCAGGCCGGCAAGTACGGCACCACGGCCGAGCAGATCTATCAGGCCACCGCGGCGAACTCCGATCTCAAGCGGCTGCCCACCGAAGATGAGGTCGCCTCGGCCATCATGTTCCTGGCCAGCGATCTGTCCAGCGGCATCACCGGGCAGACCCTGGACGTCAACTGCGGGGAGTACCACACCTAA
- a CDS encoding gamma carbonic anhydrase family protein yields MPLFAFEGRAPRIDPTAFVAPTATLIGDVTVEAGASVWFNAVLRGDFGPIVVREGANVQDGSVLHATPGIPVDIGPGATVAHLCVVHGAHVGAEALIANHATVLDGAVIGARSLIAAHSLVTAGTQIPSGVLVVGAPAQIKGPIAGTGAEIWVNLNPQTYRDLAQRHLDGLEPI; encoded by the coding sequence ATGCCGCTGTTTGCTTTCGAGGGACGCGCGCCGCGGATCGATCCGACAGCATTCGTGGCGCCTACCGCAACCCTGATCGGCGACGTCACGGTCGAAGCCGGCGCATCGGTGTGGTTCAACGCCGTCCTGCGCGGTGACTTCGGGCCGATCGTGGTGCGCGAGGGCGCCAATGTGCAGGACGGTTCGGTGTTGCACGCGACGCCCGGGATCCCGGTCGATATCGGGCCGGGTGCGACGGTGGCCCATCTGTGCGTCGTGCACGGCGCACACGTCGGCGCCGAGGCACTGATTGCCAACCACGCCACCGTGCTGGACGGGGCGGTCATCGGGGCGCGCAGCTTGATCGCGGCCCATTCTCTCGTGACGGCCGGCACGCAGATTCCCTCGGGCGTGCTGGTCGTCGGGGCGCCGGCGCAGATCAAGGGCCCGATCGCGGGAACCGGTGCGGAGATTTGGGTCAATCTCAACCCGCAGACCTATCGCGACCTGGCCCAGCGGCACCTTGACGGGTTGGAGCCGATCTAG
- a CDS encoding sulfotransferase family protein, translating into MPELAGRTDIGTVDDLHASATKLVGLDDFGPDDDNYREALGVLLDSYQRDANLTVLGSKMNRFFLRGALVARLLSEAAWKQYPQHADVAIARPIFVTGLPRTGTTILHRLLGADPCHQGLHLWLAEFPQPRPPRETWESNPWYRQLDAQFTQHHQDNPDYTGLHFMAAYELEECWQLLRQSLHSVSYETLAHLPSYSRWLSEQDWTPSYRRHRRNLQLIGLNDAEKRWVLKNPSHLFALDALLATYPDALVIQTHRPVETILASMCSLAQHTAEGWSTTFHGAQIGADAMETWSRGLQRFNTVRAKHDPAQFFDVDYHELIADPLGTVESVYRHFGLTLTDEARKAMADSHAESQTGPRAPKHKYSLADYGLTAEEVKERFTGL; encoded by the coding sequence ATGCCTGAGCTAGCCGGCCGGACCGATATCGGTACCGTCGACGACTTGCACGCGTCGGCGACCAAACTGGTCGGACTCGACGACTTCGGCCCCGACGACGACAACTACCGCGAAGCGCTGGGCGTGCTGTTGGATTCCTACCAGCGTGACGCCAACCTAACTGTGTTGGGCAGCAAGATGAATCGGTTCTTCCTACGCGGCGCGCTGGTGGCCCGGCTGCTCTCCGAAGCCGCCTGGAAGCAGTATCCACAGCACGCCGACGTCGCCATCGCACGGCCGATCTTTGTCACCGGGTTGCCGCGTACCGGCACCACGATCTTGCACCGCCTGCTGGGTGCGGACCCCTGCCATCAGGGACTACACCTGTGGCTGGCCGAGTTTCCGCAGCCGCGTCCGCCGCGCGAAACCTGGGAATCCAACCCGTGGTACCGCCAGTTGGACGCACAGTTCACCCAGCACCATCAAGACAACCCGGATTACACCGGGTTGCATTTCATGGCCGCCTATGAGCTCGAGGAGTGCTGGCAGTTGCTGCGCCAGTCGTTGCATTCGGTCTCCTACGAGACGCTGGCACACCTACCCAGCTACTCGCGGTGGCTCTCGGAGCAGGATTGGACGCCGTCCTACCGTCGGCACCGCCGCAACCTTCAGCTCATCGGTCTCAACGACGCCGAAAAGCGTTGGGTGCTAAAGAATCCCAGCCATCTCTTCGCGCTGGACGCATTGCTGGCCACCTACCCCGATGCATTGGTGATCCAAACCCATCGACCGGTCGAGACGATCCTGGCATCGATGTGCTCGCTAGCGCAGCACACCGCCGAAGGATGGTCGACGACGTTCCACGGCGCCCAAATCGGCGCGGACGCAATGGAAACCTGGTCACGAGGTCTGCAGCGGTTCAACACCGTACGCGCCAAACACGACCCCGCTCAGTTCTTCGACGTCGACTACCACGAGTTGATCGCCGATCCGCTCGGAACGGTCGAAAGCGTCTACCGTCATTTCGGCCTGACGCTTACCGATGAGGCGCGCAAGGCCATGGCGGACAGCCACGCCGAAAGCCAGACCGGTCCGCGGGCGCCGAAACACAAGTACTCCCTCGCCGATTACGGTCTCACCGCCGAAGAGGTCAAAGAGCGCTTCACCGGTCTGTGA